In the genome of Myxococcus stipitatus, one region contains:
- the popC gene encoding subtilisin-like protease PopC: MKSYLLVPKESIETEARVGPRGTQQGERVLPRTTALRFAVANRAPDALSSLGMRSATLPGPRPPVSGEEARKRVKKGSRIKRPTTRGADATIPPLPGAPVTEQTGSEAGSFRFMPLIGATMAHFYSDATEAEARGELANDFEFIPDVVPLSFPGPVSAGQSGPRNRGMSSLAQREWPDESGVPLAHAQGIRGAGVLLGVLDTGVDADHPEHAARVIQFRYVSLFPNSPHNPARDIRGFDPDGHGTHVCGIAAGTHHGVAPEVDLYVASVIESETIRTSLGRVAAGMEWLLHQFSSPQNVTRPAVVNLSLGFPLKPPPGISEADYRLNQRALQTMIRRLLDSNVLPVVAAGNSGPDTVGYPAAFEESLAVGAVDFERNVAHFSASGVVERRVVPDVMGYGVNVYSSTERRCNNQAFYERMSGTSMAAPYVAGIAALYRCRAPDLTALEVRDLILANAVKLPRSNGHRTGKGLAVFR, translated from the coding sequence ATGAAGTCCTACCTGTTGGTTCCCAAGGAGTCCATCGAGACGGAGGCCCGTGTCGGGCCTCGCGGTACGCAGCAGGGCGAGCGCGTGTTGCCTCGCACCACGGCCCTTCGCTTCGCGGTCGCCAATCGCGCGCCGGATGCGCTGTCGTCGCTGGGCATGCGCTCGGCCACGCTGCCCGGTCCGCGTCCTCCCGTCAGCGGAGAGGAGGCGCGCAAGCGCGTCAAGAAGGGCTCGCGCATCAAGCGCCCCACCACCCGCGGCGCGGACGCCACCATTCCGCCGCTGCCGGGGGCCCCCGTGACGGAGCAGACGGGCAGCGAGGCGGGCAGCTTCCGCTTCATGCCGCTCATCGGCGCCACCATGGCGCACTTCTACTCGGACGCCACGGAAGCCGAGGCGCGGGGCGAGCTGGCCAACGACTTCGAGTTCATCCCCGACGTCGTCCCCCTGTCCTTCCCCGGCCCCGTGTCGGCGGGACAGTCCGGGCCGCGCAACCGGGGCATGAGCTCGCTGGCCCAGCGCGAGTGGCCCGACGAGAGCGGCGTGCCCCTGGCGCACGCGCAGGGCATCCGGGGCGCGGGCGTGCTGCTCGGCGTGCTGGACACCGGCGTGGACGCGGACCACCCCGAGCACGCCGCCCGGGTCATCCAGTTCCGCTACGTGTCGCTGTTCCCCAACTCGCCCCACAATCCAGCGCGCGACATTCGCGGCTTCGACCCGGACGGCCACGGCACGCACGTGTGCGGCATCGCCGCGGGCACACACCATGGCGTCGCCCCGGAGGTGGACCTCTATGTCGCGTCCGTCATCGAGTCGGAGACCATCCGCACCAGCCTGGGCCGCGTGGCCGCGGGCATGGAGTGGCTGCTGCACCAGTTCAGCAGCCCGCAGAACGTCACGCGCCCCGCGGTGGTGAACCTCTCACTGGGCTTCCCGCTCAAGCCGCCCCCGGGAATCTCGGAGGCGGACTACCGGCTCAACCAACGCGCGCTCCAGACGATGATTCGTCGGCTGCTCGACAGCAACGTCCTGCCCGTTGTCGCGGCAGGCAACAGTGGACCCGACACGGTTGGTTATCCAGCCGCCTTTGAAGAGTCCCTGGCCGTGGGGGCAGTCGACTTCGAGCGCAACGTGGCTCATTTCTCCGCCAGTGGCGTCGTGGAGCGCCGCGTCGTACCCGACGTCATGGGTTACGGGGTGAATGTGTATTCCAGCACAGAGCGACGTTGTAACAATCAGGCGTTCTACGAACGAATGAGTGGCACGAGCATGGCGGCGCCTTATGTAGCGGGTATCGCGGCGCTCTATCGGTGCCGCGCCCCTGACTTGACGGCGCTCGAGGTGCGGGATTTGATTTTGGCCAATGCGGTCAAGCTCCCTCGCTCCAATGGGCATCGGACGGGCAAGGGCCTGGCTGTATTCAGGTGA
- a CDS encoding SRPBCC domain-containing protein produces the protein MLLIRTEDFIDAPPERVWEVLGDFARYPAWNPLLLEAKGPLEVGARVAMRAYPPGGPAWWALRFTATLVRVEPPGALEWTGGVPGVLRGRHFFQLTAEGRGTRLVHGEEFQGAATALFGRRRVASIQAAYAAMNRALAERVRG, from the coding sequence ATGCTCCTCATCCGGACGGAAGACTTCATCGACGCACCCCCTGAGAGGGTGTGGGAGGTGCTGGGCGACTTCGCGCGCTATCCGGCCTGGAATCCCTTGCTGCTGGAGGCGAAAGGGCCGCTGGAGGTGGGCGCGCGTGTGGCGATGCGGGCCTACCCGCCAGGAGGTCCGGCGTGGTGGGCCCTGCGCTTCACGGCGACGCTGGTCCGCGTGGAGCCACCAGGCGCGTTGGAGTGGACGGGCGGCGTGCCCGGGGTGCTGCGGGGGCGGCACTTCTTCCAGCTGACAGCGGAAGGGCGCGGGACGCGGCTGGTGCACGGCGAGGAGTTCCAGGGCGCGGCGACAGCGCTCTTTGGACGCAGGCGCGTCGCGTCCATCCAGGCCGCCTATGCGGCGATGAACCGCGCGTTGGCGGAGCGGGTGCGCGGTTAG
- a CDS encoding sigma-70 family RNA polymerase sigma factor, producing the protein MTDWTHGALAEAARAHERYLWGLCYRMTGVAADADELVQETFARALTSPPPRSEDLRPWLTRVAVNLSRDALRRRRREAYVGPWLPSPLETGEEEVPHAAEAKLPGGGSTEGRYELLESVSYAFLLALEALSPKQRAVLLLRDVFDSTVREVADALDMSEVHVKVVHHRARAAMAAYNGARCVPTKELQERTRAALEAFLGALMSRDVAAAQALLADDVRALSDGGGEVRAAQVPLVGPQRVMQFLAKLLLQRGPPTSMELQSLNGLPALAMTFAPDKDPMHATRGVFRVELGPDGRIAHIHSVLTTRKLVGVRIPPPG; encoded by the coding sequence ATGACGGACTGGACACACGGGGCGTTGGCGGAGGCGGCGCGGGCGCACGAGCGCTACCTCTGGGGGCTGTGCTACCGCATGACGGGGGTGGCGGCGGACGCGGACGAGCTGGTGCAGGAGACCTTCGCCCGCGCGCTGACATCCCCGCCTCCGCGGTCCGAGGACCTGCGCCCCTGGCTGACGCGGGTGGCGGTGAACCTGTCCCGAGACGCCCTGCGCCGTCGCCGGCGCGAGGCCTACGTGGGCCCCTGGCTGCCCTCCCCGCTGGAGACGGGTGAGGAGGAGGTGCCTCACGCGGCGGAGGCGAAGCTGCCGGGGGGCGGCTCGACGGAGGGGCGGTACGAGCTGCTGGAGAGCGTCTCCTACGCCTTCCTGCTGGCGCTGGAGGCGCTGTCCCCCAAGCAGCGCGCGGTGCTGCTGCTGCGCGACGTGTTCGACTCCACCGTGCGCGAGGTGGCCGACGCGCTGGACATGAGCGAGGTCCACGTGAAGGTGGTGCACCACCGCGCCCGGGCGGCCATGGCGGCCTACAACGGCGCGCGGTGCGTGCCGACGAAGGAGCTCCAGGAGCGCACGCGCGCCGCGCTGGAGGCCTTCCTGGGGGCGCTGATGTCCCGCGACGTGGCGGCGGCGCAGGCCCTGCTGGCCGACGACGTGCGCGCCCTGTCGGATGGCGGCGGAGAGGTTCGCGCGGCGCAGGTGCCGCTGGTGGGCCCGCAGCGCGTGATGCAGTTCCTGGCGAAGCTGCTGCTGCAGCGAGGTCCGCCGACCTCGATGGAGCTCCAGTCGCTCAACGGCCTGCCGGCGCTGGCGATGACCTTCGCGCCGGACAAGGACCCGATGCACGCCACCCGAGGCGTGTTCCGCGTGGAGCTGGGCCCGGATGGACGCATCGCGCACATCCACTCGGTGCTCACGACGCGCAAGCTCGTGGGGGTGCGGATTCCTCCGCCGGGGTGA
- the popD gene encoding PopC secretion inhibitor PopD, which translates to MSRKNGEPGDGFAAGGSYVSSSVRTLPGSASARTPPEWIDITVMPREVPAASRRHTSARPPPRSRAEVHGAGVAESARFHESLIRWIEAHNLQGSVRSVSPPGSLPMLHLRCAPRVLDQLRRAPEFEAGATMPVDLY; encoded by the coding sequence ATGAGCAGGAAGAATGGCGAGCCAGGGGACGGTTTCGCTGCGGGCGGTTCTTACGTCTCCTCGTCGGTGCGCACGTTGCCTGGCTCGGCCAGCGCGCGCACGCCGCCCGAGTGGATAGACATCACGGTGATGCCGCGAGAGGTCCCCGCGGCGTCCCGACGGCACACGTCTGCCCGCCCTCCGCCCCGGTCTCGGGCGGAAGTCCACGGGGCCGGGGTGGCGGAGAGTGCTCGCTTCCACGAGAGCCTCATCCGGTGGATTGAGGCGCACAACCTCCAGGGCTCCGTGCGCTCGGTGAGTCCGCCGGGCTCATTGCCCATGCTTCACCTGCGCTGCGCGCCGCGTGTGCTGGATCAGCTCCGCCGCGCTCCGGAGTTCGAGGCAGGCGCGACAATGCCCGTCGACCTCTACTAG
- a CDS encoding prolipoprotein diacylglyceryl transferase: MIPYWHAPSLNLGPLKIEPFGIFVALGILLAARLLGKQAERQGLDPTPLADYAPWGVGVGVLVGHWVHLFFYHPEELAKSPFQILKVWDGLSSFGGLVGGIIAAIFFFRHRKLRFNDYADAFALGVAPGWAVARLGCFAVHDHPGVRTDFFMAVAFPNGPRHDLGMYDAMALFAISGLLYALRDVPKMKGRLLPLLALLYAACRFGFDFLRATDMSYVDARYFGLTPAQYGCFVLVAYGVWGLLRRRESSATSSPPGNPVGAAR, translated from the coding sequence GTGATTCCCTACTGGCATGCCCCCTCCCTGAATCTGGGGCCCCTCAAAATCGAGCCCTTCGGCATCTTCGTCGCCCTGGGCATCCTGCTGGCCGCCCGGTTGCTCGGCAAGCAGGCGGAGCGCCAAGGGTTGGACCCCACGCCGCTCGCCGACTACGCCCCGTGGGGCGTGGGCGTGGGCGTGCTGGTGGGCCACTGGGTGCACCTGTTCTTCTACCACCCGGAGGAGCTGGCCAAGTCGCCGTTCCAGATTCTGAAGGTGTGGGATGGGCTGTCGTCGTTCGGCGGCCTGGTGGGCGGCATCATCGCGGCCATCTTCTTCTTCCGGCACCGCAAGCTGCGCTTCAACGACTACGCGGACGCGTTCGCCCTGGGCGTGGCGCCGGGCTGGGCGGTGGCGCGGCTGGGCTGCTTCGCGGTGCATGACCACCCGGGCGTGCGCACCGACTTCTTCATGGCGGTGGCGTTCCCCAACGGCCCCCGGCACGACCTGGGCATGTACGACGCGATGGCCCTGTTCGCCATCTCCGGGCTGCTGTACGCGCTGCGCGACGTGCCGAAGATGAAGGGGCGGCTGCTGCCGCTCTTGGCCCTGCTCTACGCGGCGTGCCGCTTCGGCTTCGACTTCCTGCGCGCCACGGACATGAGCTACGTGGACGCACGCTACTTCGGCCTGACGCCCGCGCAGTACGGCTGCTTCGTGCTGGTGGCCTACGGCGTGTGGGGCCTCTTGCGCCGCCGTGAGTCGAGCGCGACGTCCTCGCCCCCGGGAAACCCGGTGGGCGCCGCGCGGTAG